A window from Pseudomonadota bacterium encodes these proteins:
- the hisD gene encoding histidinol dehydrogenase: MEHFKRAAREPEADDVAVKATVASMLDDIRARGEAAVAQYAEKFDGRGGDFVLSDDKRQKLIASVPETVKDDIRFAHDQVRRFAEAQRDSLHGFEIETAPGVKLGQRLVPVDCAGCYVPGGRYAHAASAIMSVTTAKVADVPTVIASSPPRGDAIDPAVAFAMDLAGADMILEMGGVHAIATMAIGLYGCRPADILAGPGNAYVAEAKRLLFGEVGIDLFAGPTESAIIADDTADPMTIAVDLVSQAEHGPNSPVWLFTTSRAIAETVTRILPDVANDMPEPQVVHDAWRDYGEIIVCDSREETCEVADRYAPEHLQVIAEDLAWWRDNLRCYGSLFLGEGSTVTHGDKCSGTNHILPTRRAARYTGGLNVQKFLKVLTYQELDEAANLTFSAAGSRISRIEGMEGHARACDWRLRKYYPGQNWEFDVYEQKRYE, translated from the coding sequence ATGGAACACTTCAAACGGGCGGCGCGGGAACCGGAAGCCGACGATGTCGCGGTCAAGGCGACGGTGGCATCGATGCTGGACGATATCCGCGCGCGCGGCGAGGCGGCGGTCGCGCAGTACGCGGAGAAGTTCGATGGGCGTGGCGGTGACTTCGTGCTGTCCGATGATAAACGCCAGAAGTTGATCGCGAGCGTTCCGGAGACAGTCAAGGACGACATCCGTTTCGCCCACGACCAGGTGCGCCGGTTCGCCGAGGCCCAGCGTGACAGCCTGCACGGCTTCGAGATCGAAACCGCGCCAGGGGTCAAGCTCGGTCAGCGTCTGGTGCCGGTCGATTGCGCCGGCTGCTACGTACCCGGCGGACGTTATGCCCACGCGGCATCGGCGATCATGAGCGTGACGACGGCCAAGGTCGCGGACGTGCCGACGGTGATCGCCAGCTCACCGCCTCGCGGCGATGCCATCGATCCGGCCGTCGCCTTCGCGATGGACCTGGCCGGCGCGGATATGATCCTGGAAATGGGCGGCGTCCACGCGATCGCGACCATGGCCATTGGCCTCTATGGCTGCCGCCCGGCGGACATCCTCGCCGGTCCCGGCAACGCCTATGTGGCGGAGGCCAAGCGTCTCTTGTTCGGCGAGGTCGGCATCGACCTCTTCGCCGGGCCGACCGAGTCGGCGATCATCGCCGATGACACCGCCGACCCCATGACCATCGCCGTCGACCTGGTGTCCCAGGCCGAACACGGGCCGAACTCGCCGGTCTGGCTCTTCACAACATCGCGCGCGATCGCCGAGACGGTCACGCGTATCCTGCCCGACGTCGCCAACGACATGCCCGAACCGCAGGTGGTGCACGATGCCTGGCGCGACTATGGCGAGATCATCGTCTGTGACAGCCGCGAGGAAACCTGCGAAGTCGCCGACCGCTATGCGCCGGAGCACCTGCAGGTGATCGCCGAGGACCTCGCCTGGTGGCGCGACAATCTGCGCTGTTACGGCTCGTTGTTCCTGGGTGAGGGCAGCACGGTGACCCATGGCGACAAATGCTCGGGCACCAACCACATCCTGCCGACCCGTCGCGCGGCGCGGTACACCGGCGGGCTGAATGTGCAGAAGTTCTTGAAGGTCCTCACCTATCAAGAGCTTGATGAAGCGGCCAACCTAACCTTTAGCGCGGCGGGGTCGCGGATCTCGCGCATCGAAGGCATGGAGGGCCATGCGCGGGCCTGCGATTGGCGCCTGCGCAAGTACTACCCCGGCCAGAACTGGGAGTTCGATGTCTACGAGCAGAAACGCTATGAGTGA